Proteins encoded by one window of Massilia sp. NR 4-1:
- the flgB gene encoding flagellar basal body rod protein FlgB has product MLGKLDEHLRFNETVLSLRSQRQTVLASNIANADTPNYKARDIDFASALQGAMDSKAALNTTAKKHYPNPQQPGQALADGTPLLYRGVVQGAVDGNTVDMDVERNQFADNALRYEAGVTFINSQIKGLLAAIQGGQ; this is encoded by the coding sequence ATGCTAGGGAAACTTGACGAACATTTGCGCTTTAACGAGACCGTGCTGAGTCTGCGCTCGCAGCGCCAGACCGTGCTCGCGTCGAATATCGCCAATGCCGATACGCCCAATTACAAGGCGCGCGACATCGACTTTGCCAGCGCCTTGCAAGGCGCCATGGACAGCAAGGCCGCGCTGAACACCACGGCGAAAAAACATTATCCGAACCCGCAGCAGCCGGGCCAGGCGCTGGCGGACGGCACGCCGCTGCTCTACCGCGGCGTGGTGCAGGGCGCGGTCGACGGCAATACCGTCGACATGGATGTCGAGCGCAACCAGTTCGCCGACAATGCGCTGCGCTACGAGGCTGGCGTCACCTTCATCAATTCCCAGATCAAGGGCCTGCTGGCGGCCATCCAGGGAGGGCAATAA
- a CDS encoding flagella synthesis protein FlgN → MNTVSPMASLHAEQNLISALLEILKLEQKHLVAADIDSLTALTPQKTALVNQMAVLASQRHSALGAAGYAAQESGMEAWLAASGDAHAHSLWQQVLELTREAKEMNRLNGVLINKHLNHTQGALNALRPQTQSQVYGPSGHATAGRSSRGFLAR, encoded by the coding sequence ATGAACACCGTGTCCCCGATGGCCAGCCTGCATGCAGAGCAGAACCTGATTTCCGCCCTGCTGGAAATCCTGAAGCTGGAGCAAAAACATCTGGTGGCCGCGGACATCGACAGCCTGACCGCCCTCACCCCGCAGAAAACGGCGCTGGTGAACCAGATGGCGGTGCTGGCCAGCCAGCGTCACAGCGCCCTCGGCGCCGCCGGCTACGCCGCCCAGGAAAGCGGCATGGAAGCCTGGCTGGCCGCGAGTGGCGACGCGCATGCCCACAGCCTGTGGCAGCAAGTGCTGGAGCTGACGCGCGAAGCCAAGGAAATGAACCGCCTGAATGGCGTGCTGATCAACAAACACCTGAACCATACGCAAGGCGCGCTGAACGCGCTGCGTCCCCAGACCCAGAGCCAGGTCTACGGCCCCAGCGGCCACGCCACGGCAGGCCGCAGCAGCCGCGGCTTCCTCGCCCGCTAA
- a CDS encoding RNA polymerase sigma factor FliA: protein MYTVKGKVDKDSLLTEHMPLVKRLAHHMKAKLPPSVEVDDLVQAGMIGLLDAINRYEETHGAQFETYAVMRIRGAMLDELRSSDWMPRSMRQDMRKIESAMSTLQQRLGRPPSESEVAKMLKLSLSDYQEMLSEGGGHQLVYYEDFHDEDGNDSFLDRYAHDEDADPLRALLDTDFRQAVIDAIDALPPREKILMGLYYEEELNLKEIGAVMGVSESRVSQLHTQAVARLRATLREQAWTGPA, encoded by the coding sequence ATGTACACGGTCAAAGGGAAGGTGGACAAGGATTCGCTGCTGACGGAGCATATGCCCTTGGTCAAGCGCCTGGCCCACCATATGAAGGCAAAATTGCCGCCCAGCGTAGAAGTGGATGACCTGGTACAGGCGGGGATGATTGGCTTGCTCGATGCGATCAACCGCTACGAAGAAACCCATGGTGCCCAGTTTGAAACCTATGCGGTGATGCGCATCCGCGGCGCCATGCTGGACGAATTGCGCAGCAGCGACTGGATGCCGCGCAGCATGCGCCAGGACATGCGCAAGATCGAAAGCGCCATGTCCACGCTGCAGCAGCGCCTGGGCCGGCCGCCGAGCGAATCGGAAGTGGCGAAGATGCTCAAGCTCTCGCTCTCCGATTACCAGGAAATGCTGTCCGAAGGCGGCGGCCACCAGCTGGTGTACTACGAGGATTTCCACGACGAGGACGGCAACGACAGCTTCCTCGACCGCTATGCCCACGACGAGGACGCCGATCCGCTGCGCGCCTTGCTCGACACCGACTTCCGCCAGGCTGTGATCGATGCCATCGATGCGCTGCCGCCGCGCGAGAAGATCCTGATGGGCCTGTATTACGAGGAAGAATTGAATCTGAAGGAAATCGGCGCGGTGATGGGAGTCTCCGAATCGCGCGTATCGCAACTGCATACCCAGGCCGTGGCACGGCTGCGGGCGACTTTGAGGGAGCAGGCATGGACTGGGCCAGCGTAA
- the flgF gene encoding flagellar basal-body rod protein FlgF, translating into MDRLIYTAMTGARHILDQQATTSNNLANATTTGFRAQLDSFRAVPVVSEGLPTRTFVVDSTVGTDFRPGPIQTTANPLDVAMRGEGWLAVQSPDGSEAYTRSGSLKVSTNGLLQTRAGHNLIGENGPIAIPPDSEISIASDGTVSAISTVQTQPGPSNVLGRIKLVNPPPTELLRGDDGLFRLQSGLPADVDQNVRLVDGAVEGSNVNPVDAMVNMIALARSFETQMSLLKNAENNAAKATQILALN; encoded by the coding sequence ATGGACCGACTGATTTACACCGCCATGACGGGCGCCAGGCACATCCTGGACCAGCAGGCCACCACGTCCAACAACCTGGCCAACGCCACCACCACCGGCTTTCGCGCCCAGCTCGATTCCTTCCGCGCCGTGCCTGTGGTGTCGGAGGGCTTGCCGACGCGTACCTTCGTGGTCGATTCCACGGTGGGCACGGATTTCCGTCCCGGCCCGATCCAGACCACGGCCAACCCGCTCGACGTGGCCATGCGCGGCGAAGGCTGGCTGGCGGTGCAGTCGCCCGACGGCTCGGAAGCGTATACGCGCAGCGGCAGCCTGAAGGTCAGCACCAATGGCTTGCTGCAGACGCGCGCCGGACACAACCTGATCGGCGAAAATGGGCCGATCGCCATTCCGCCCGACAGCGAAATCAGCATCGCCTCGGACGGCACGGTGTCGGCCATCAGCACGGTACAGACCCAGCCCGGCCCCTCGAATGTGCTGGGGCGCATCAAGCTGGTGAATCCGCCGCCCACCGAGCTGCTGCGCGGTGACGACGGCCTGTTCCGCCTGCAATCGGGCCTGCCGGCCGATGTCGACCAGAATGTGCGCCTGGTCGATGGCGCCGTCGAGGGCAGCAATGTCAACCCGGTCGACGCCATGGTGAACATGATCGCGCTGGCGCGCTCGTTCGAGACGCAAATGAGCTTGCTGAAGAATGCCGAGAATAACGCGGCGAAAGCTACCCAGATCCTCGCTTTGAATTGA
- the flgA gene encoding flagellar basal body P-ring formation chaperone FlgA, with protein sequence MKLLTLSALFLSAGAALAQPAARTDAAVLQQTVEQFLQVQTGGLPGKVGLSVGPIEPRLSLGACAAPEAFLMPGARAWGRTTVGVRCAAPSVWTVYIQARVTVEGDYIASAVPLAQGQPIVAAQLTTLKGDLTALPPGVATDTSQVVGRSSNLSLPAGVPLRLDTLRSKQVVLQGQLVRLVSSGNGFSISSEGKAAANAAEGQTVQVRTASGQSVSGVARAGGLVEVAF encoded by the coding sequence ATGAAACTGCTGACTCTCTCCGCCCTGTTCCTGTCGGCCGGCGCCGCGCTGGCGCAGCCCGCCGCGCGCACCGACGCCGCCGTGCTGCAGCAGACGGTCGAGCAATTCCTGCAAGTGCAGACGGGCGGCCTGCCGGGCAAGGTCGGCCTCAGCGTCGGCCCCATCGAGCCGCGCCTGAGCCTGGGCGCCTGCGCCGCGCCGGAAGCGTTCCTGATGCCGGGCGCGCGCGCCTGGGGCCGCACCACGGTAGGCGTGCGCTGTGCGGCGCCCTCGGTATGGACGGTGTATATTCAAGCCAGGGTGACGGTGGAAGGCGATTACATCGCCAGCGCCGTGCCGCTGGCCCAGGGCCAGCCCATCGTGGCGGCCCAGTTGACGACGCTCAAGGGCGACTTGACGGCGCTGCCGCCGGGCGTGGCCACCGACACCAGCCAGGTGGTCGGCCGCAGCAGCAATCTCTCGCTGCCGGCCGGCGTGCCGCTGCGCCTCGATACGCTGCGCAGCAAGCAAGTGGTCTTGCAGGGGCAGCTGGTGCGTCTGGTCAGCAGCGGCAACGGCTTCAGCATCTCCTCGGAAGGCAAGGCTGCCGCCAATGCCGCCGAAGGGCAGACTGTCCAGGTCAGGACGGCCAGCGGCCAGTCGGTGTCCGGCGTGGCGCGGGCCGGCGGGCTGGTCGAGGTAGCTTTCTGA
- a CDS encoding flagellar basal body L-ring protein FlgH, translating into MKTVYTILAAAALLAGCTATPTSIVQGPTTARPLTAAQMPAPANGAIFQANAYRPHFEDRRARQVGDLINIVITERTSAVKNGSSTGNKSGSVNFGVPGPLQDRFGATVASSGATKYADGDNQTANNTFTGNIGATVVEVLPNGNLIVAGEKQIGMNKGTEFIRFSGMVNPDSIGAGNTVQSTAVADARVEYRTNSQIDRAEMTAMMSRFFLSLLPF; encoded by the coding sequence ATGAAAACCGTATACACCATCCTGGCCGCTGCGGCCCTGCTGGCCGGCTGCACCGCCACGCCGACCTCCATCGTGCAGGGGCCGACCACGGCGCGGCCCTTGACGGCGGCGCAGATGCCGGCGCCGGCCAACGGCGCCATCTTCCAGGCCAATGCCTACCGTCCCCACTTCGAAGACCGGCGCGCGCGCCAGGTCGGCGATTTGATCAATATCGTCATCACCGAGCGCACCTCGGCGGTGAAGAACGGCAGCAGTACCGGCAATAAATCGGGCAGCGTCAACTTCGGCGTGCCCGGCCCACTGCAGGACCGCTTCGGCGCCACCGTCGCGTCCAGCGGCGCCACCAAGTATGCCGACGGCGACAACCAGACCGCCAACAATACCTTCACCGGCAATATCGGCGCCACCGTGGTCGAGGTGCTGCCGAATGGCAATCTGATCGTGGCCGGCGAAAAGCAGATCGGCATGAACAAGGGCACGGAATTCATCCGCTTCTCGGGCATGGTCAATCCCGATTCGATCGGCGCCGGCAATACCGTGCAGTCGACGGCCGTGGCCGACGCCCGCGTCGAATACCGTACCAATAGCCAGATCGACCGCGCCGAAATGACGGCGATGATGTCGCGCTTCTTCCTCAGCCTGCTTCCCTTCTGA
- the motD gene encoding flagellar motor protein MotD, translated as MERRARRKFDDEPENHERWLISYADFITLLFAFFVVMYAISSVNIGKYKVFSDALGDAFGGQGAAEPINTQVQNLPIPNPGLKRRTELIRKEKEQMTKLAQDLLSTLAPLVKEGKVRVTQNSRGVSVEINASVLFDPGDARLTAESREALQAVAILLKDDSHAVQVEGHSDNVPIRNAIFPSNWELSAMRAGSVVRLFIEAGVPPERMTAVGHASNFPVAPNETPEGRARNRRVAVTILSGIPDPSTEIPTEAAPAAPQP; from the coding sequence ATGGAACGCCGCGCGCGCCGCAAGTTCGACGATGAGCCGGAAAACCACGAGCGCTGGCTGATCTCGTATGCCGACTTCATCACGCTGCTGTTCGCCTTCTTCGTCGTGATGTATGCGATTTCCTCGGTCAATATCGGCAAGTACAAGGTGTTTTCCGACGCCCTCGGCGACGCTTTCGGCGGCCAGGGCGCGGCCGAGCCGATCAATACCCAGGTGCAGAACCTGCCCATCCCCAATCCCGGCCTGAAGCGGCGCACCGAGCTGATCCGCAAGGAAAAGGAGCAGATGACCAAACTGGCCCAGGATCTGCTGTCGACCCTGGCGCCGCTGGTGAAGGAAGGCAAGGTGCGCGTGACGCAAAACAGCCGCGGCGTCAGCGTCGAGATCAATGCCAGCGTGCTGTTCGATCCGGGCGATGCGCGCCTGACGGCCGAATCGCGCGAGGCGCTGCAGGCGGTGGCCATCCTGCTCAAGGATGACAGCCACGCGGTGCAGGTGGAGGGCCATAGCGACAATGTGCCGATCCGCAACGCTATCTTCCCTTCGAACTGGGAATTGTCGGCCATGCGCGCCGGCAGCGTGGTGCGCCTGTTCATCGAAGCGGGCGTGCCGCCCGAGCGCATGACGGCGGTCGGCCATGCTTCGAACTTCCCGGTGGCGCCCAACGAGACGCCCGAAGGCCGCGCACGCAACCGCCGCGTCGCCGTCACCATCCTGTCCGGCATTCCCGACCCGAGCACGGAAATCCCCACCGAGGCCGCACCGGCCGCGCCCCAGCCCTGA
- a CDS encoding antiactivator of flagellar biosynthesis FleN protein produces MANFNFDQAEGLRRMLAGPQPRIITFLSATARDDKGSMLVNLGASLARAGNDVVLVDACDSEHGVASRLGLDGGARLLDVARQQCALNEVIQAAPQGFGVVSMTGGEARRGPDEGRRLAKAFDVLAKQSGIVIVDGEFDGEAFPVPIMASSEIVVQVSNSAESIKNAYLMIKRLSHELGRRPFGILVTGATEAEARLVYDNMAQAASRYLAVNLVSMGSVPADEYLHRAARLGRAVVDAFPLAGASVAFRQLAGRFALAAAPSLSTGSNSHF; encoded by the coding sequence TTGGCTAACTTCAATTTCGACCAGGCCGAAGGCCTGCGCCGCATGCTGGCGGGGCCGCAGCCGCGCATCATCACCTTCCTCTCGGCCACGGCGCGCGACGACAAGGGTTCCATGCTGGTCAATCTGGGCGCCTCGCTGGCGCGCGCCGGCAACGATGTGGTGCTGGTCGACGCCTGCGACAGCGAACACGGGGTGGCTTCGCGTCTCGGCCTGGACGGCGGCGCGCGCCTGCTCGATGTGGCGCGCCAGCAATGCGCGCTCAACGAAGTGATCCAGGCCGCGCCGCAAGGCTTCGGCGTGGTTTCGATGACGGGCGGCGAAGCGCGCCGCGGCCCGGATGAAGGGCGCCGCCTGGCCAAGGCCTTCGATGTGCTGGCCAAGCAGAGCGGCATTGTGATCGTCGACGGCGAGTTCGATGGCGAGGCCTTCCCGGTGCCCATCATGGCCAGTTCCGAGATCGTGGTGCAGGTCTCGAACAGCGCCGAATCCATTAAAAATGCTTATCTAATGATTAAGCGTCTGAGCCATGAACTGGGCCGCCGCCCCTTCGGCATCCTGGTTACCGGTGCGACAGAGGCCGAAGCGAGGTTGGTTTACGATAATATGGCGCAGGCGGCAAGCCGTTACCTGGCCGTGAACCTGGTGTCGATGGGTTCCGTGCCGGCCGACGAATACCTGCATCGCGCAGCGCGCCTGGGGCGCGCGGTGGTTGACGCATTCCCGCTGGCCGGTGCTTCGGTCGCGTTTCGTCAGCTGGCTGGCCGCTTTGCGCTGGCTGCTGCGCCGTCCTTATCCACGGGGAGCAACAGCCATTTTTAG
- a CDS encoding flagellar hook assembly protein FlgD codes for MATETNSVQGNGPSAALMNAVNPKKATSTDSTKADQDKFMTLLLTQLKNQDPMNPLDNAQITSQLAQLQTVTGVNKLNATLESLKGDYKASASLAATNMINRGVLVPGSALQLASGKSIFGLDMGTGADQVQVEIKDSSGKAIHVIEMKNVSAGTVPLVWDGTLADGKKAPDGAYRIAVTATVGGKVLKDAAALTFGTVASVSTGAAGVKLNIPNVGTLTMDDIKQVL; via the coding sequence ATGGCCACCGAAACCAATTCCGTACAGGGCAACGGCCCGTCCGCCGCGCTGATGAACGCCGTCAACCCGAAAAAGGCGACGAGCACCGACAGCACCAAGGCCGACCAGGATAAGTTCATGACCCTGCTGCTGACCCAACTGAAAAACCAGGATCCGATGAACCCCCTGGACAATGCCCAGATCACCAGCCAACTGGCCCAGCTGCAAACCGTGACCGGCGTGAACAAGCTGAACGCCACGCTCGAATCGTTGAAAGGCGACTACAAGGCGTCGGCTTCGCTGGCGGCCACGAATATGATCAACCGCGGTGTGCTGGTGCCGGGTTCGGCCCTGCAACTGGCCAGCGGCAAGTCCATCTTCGGCCTCGATATGGGGACGGGCGCCGACCAGGTGCAGGTCGAGATCAAGGATAGCAGCGGCAAGGCCATCCACGTGATCGAGATGAAGAATGTGAGTGCCGGCACCGTGCCCCTGGTGTGGGACGGCACGCTGGCCGACGGCAAGAAGGCGCCCGATGGCGCCTACCGCATCGCCGTCACCGCCACCGTCGGCGGCAAGGTCTTGAAAGATGCTGCCGCGCTCACGTTCGGCACCGTGGCCAGCGTGTCGACCGGCGCCGCCGGCGTCAAATTGAACATTCCCAACGTCGGCACGCTGACGATGGACGATATCAAACAAGTGTTGTAA
- the flgG gene encoding flagellar basal-body rod protein FlgG, which yields MIRSLWIAKTGMEAMQTQMDVVSNNLANVSTNGFKKSRAVFEDLLYQNIRQPGGQSSQQTQLPSGMQQGTGVRPVAIERIHTQGNPQSTGNDKDLMVNGPGFFTVLLPDGTTAYTRDGSFQRDNNGQMVTSSGFPLQPAITIPINTREITVGRDGTVSAKVDGQIAAQQIGSIQLATFINPTGLESRGENLYVETGASGAAQTNQPGTNGTGLILQGYVEVSNVNVVEEMVNMIQTQRAYEINSKAITTSDQMLQKLSQL from the coding sequence ATGATCCGTTCCTTATGGATTGCCAAGACCGGCATGGAGGCGATGCAGACGCAGATGGACGTGGTGTCCAACAACCTCGCCAACGTCAGCACCAACGGCTTCAAGAAATCGCGCGCCGTGTTCGAAGACTTGCTGTACCAGAATATCCGCCAGCCCGGCGGCCAATCTTCGCAGCAGACCCAGCTGCCTTCGGGCATGCAGCAAGGCACGGGCGTGCGTCCGGTGGCCATCGAGCGCATCCATACCCAGGGCAATCCCCAGTCCACCGGCAATGACAAGGACTTGATGGTCAACGGCCCCGGCTTCTTCACCGTGCTGCTGCCGGACGGCACCACGGCGTACACGCGCGACGGCTCTTTCCAGCGCGACAATAATGGCCAGATGGTCACGTCCAGCGGCTTCCCGCTGCAGCCGGCCATCACCATCCCCATCAATACGCGCGAAATCACGGTCGGCCGCGACGGCACCGTGTCGGCCAAGGTCGACGGCCAGATCGCGGCGCAGCAGATCGGCAGCATCCAGCTGGCCACTTTCATCAATCCCACCGGCCTGGAGTCGCGCGGCGAGAATCTGTACGTGGAAACGGGCGCTTCGGGCGCGGCCCAGACCAACCAGCCCGGCACCAATGGCACCGGCCTGATCCTGCAAGGCTATGTCGAGGTGTCGAACGTGAACGTGGTGGAGGAGATGGTGAATATGATCCAGACCCAGCGCGCCTACGAAATCAACAGCAAGGCCATCACCACCTCGGACCAGATGCTGCAAAAACTGTCGCAGCTGTAA
- the flgM gene encoding flagellar biosynthesis anti-sigma factor FlgM, with translation MKINNSVNTTPGLQNTPAPANTTARGADKAAAPAPQAGADNVRLSAQGQAMAAGAASSSNAVFDSKKVERIKLAIADGQFQVNSEKVADGLLETVKDLLHSRKR, from the coding sequence GTGAAGATCAATAATTCAGTTAACACCACACCGGGCCTGCAGAACACGCCGGCGCCTGCCAATACCACCGCGCGCGGCGCGGACAAGGCGGCCGCCCCGGCGCCCCAGGCCGGGGCAGACAATGTACGCCTGTCGGCACAAGGACAGGCCATGGCGGCCGGAGCAGCCAGCAGCAGCAACGCCGTGTTCGACAGCAAAAAGGTCGAGCGCATCAAATTGGCGATTGCCGATGGCCAGTTCCAGGTCAATTCGGAAAAAGTAGCGGATGGCTTGCTGGAAACGGTCAAGGATCTGCTGCACTCGCGTAAACGTTAG
- the flgC gene encoding flagellar basal body rod protein FlgC, giving the protein MSLFSIFNVSGSAMSAQAQRLNVVASNLANADSSTSATGEAYRAKQVVFEATPSANNASTGVKVQRVVEDPGPMKQVYDPKHPLADEKGYVTMPNVNVVDEMVNMLSASRSYQTNVETMNAAKSLLLKTLTIGQ; this is encoded by the coding sequence ATGTCGCTGTTCAGTATTTTTAATGTTTCCGGTTCGGCCATGAGCGCCCAGGCCCAGCGCCTGAACGTGGTCGCTTCCAACCTGGCCAATGCCGACAGCTCCACCAGCGCCACCGGCGAAGCCTACCGCGCCAAGCAGGTGGTGTTCGAAGCCACGCCGTCGGCCAATAACGCGTCGACCGGGGTCAAGGTGCAGCGCGTGGTGGAAGATCCGGGGCCGATGAAGCAGGTCTATGACCCCAAGCACCCGCTGGCCGACGAGAAGGGCTATGTGACCATGCCCAACGTAAACGTGGTCGACGAGATGGTGAATATGCTGTCGGCCTCGCGCTCTTACCAGACCAATGTCGAAACCATGAATGCAGCCAAGTCGCTGCTTTTGAAAACCCTGACCATCGGTCAGTAA
- a CDS encoding flagellar motor protein translates to MDWASVIGVLLGLAGVLVGQGLEGGKWSSLVQPAAFAIVVVGTFGAVLLQTRPSTLRRGVWMLRWVFAPPADSRAALARDINAWNLAARRDGLLSLERFMLSSKDKFNAKGLRMIVDGVAPDKLRQLLDTEITAFEMAERQAVRIWESAAGYSPTIGILGAVLGLISVMENLSDPSKLGPGIAVAFVSTIYGVGLANLFFYPIANKLKNIVTQQVHQQEIAAAVFYDIATGDFTRIIDERVATLLREH, encoded by the coding sequence ATGGACTGGGCCAGCGTAATCGGTGTCTTGCTGGGGCTGGCCGGGGTGCTGGTCGGCCAGGGCCTGGAGGGCGGCAAATGGTCGTCCCTGGTGCAGCCGGCCGCCTTCGCCATCGTGGTGGTCGGCACCTTCGGCGCCGTGCTGCTGCAAACCCGCCCGTCCACCCTGCGCCGCGGCGTGTGGATGCTGCGCTGGGTGTTCGCGCCGCCGGCCGACAGCCGCGCCGCGCTGGCGCGCGACATCAATGCCTGGAACCTGGCGGCGCGGCGCGACGGCCTGCTGTCGCTGGAGCGCTTCATGCTCTCGTCCAAGGATAAATTCAATGCCAAGGGCTTGCGCATGATCGTCGACGGCGTCGCGCCGGACAAGCTGCGCCAGCTGCTCGACACCGAGATCACGGCCTTTGAAATGGCCGAGCGCCAGGCCGTGCGCATCTGGGAATCGGCGGCCGGCTATTCGCCCACCATCGGCATCCTGGGCGCGGTGCTGGGCCTGATCAGCGTGATGGAAAACCTGAGCGATCCGAGCAAGCTGGGGCCGGGCATCGCCGTGGCCTTCGTCTCCACCATTTACGGCGTGGGCCTGGCCAATCTGTTCTTCTACCCGATCGCCAACAAGCTGAAAAATATCGTGACGCAGCAGGTGCACCAGCAGGAAATCGCCGCCGCCGTGTTCTACGATATCGCCACCGGCGACTTCACGCGCATCATCGACGAGCGCGTCGCCACGCTGCTGCGGGAACATTGA
- a CDS encoding flagellar hook protein FlgE, whose protein sequence is MFQQGLSGLNAADTSLKTIGNNIANASTVGFKGSVAQFADLYANSLNGVSGNNPGIGVSVSRLAQQFTQGGIETTNNPLDISINGGGFFRTEVNGAVQYSRNGQFLLNKDGVITNAQGALVTGYVANKDGVILAGAPVPIKIDNSDLKPVATTKANFALNLDSRSDPPVKVPFSATDGTTFNKQTVLDVYDSLGNKHIMGVYYVKTAPNTWDVYMASDGIEMSAKQMAVTAASAATAERAAYYAGASAVPPLPADDLTALRKAYAEAVVNGLVPLIDAAGGNSKPVADLIIPENHIGSRSDMNPQTIDAAIAAAISVPGVKQSTLVFDRSGNLDATAMAALTPPQKLPLDVTLPLFPDLGSLQPLTISTNFLGITQYGSITSEKSNTQDGYSSGSLERFAADEKGVIIGQYSNGKSRPLAQFVLVDFPSVDGLIPLGNNAWAESSASGAPQVGVPGDGKLGKLRSSSVEVSNVDLTKELVNMITAQRVYQANAQTIKTQDSIMQTLVNLR, encoded by the coding sequence ATGTTTCAACAAGGTCTCAGCGGCTTGAATGCCGCAGATACGTCGCTCAAAACGATCGGCAACAATATCGCCAATGCCAGCACGGTCGGCTTCAAGGGTTCCGTGGCCCAGTTCGCGGACCTGTATGCGAACTCGCTGAACGGCGTCAGCGGCAACAATCCCGGCATCGGCGTATCGGTCTCGCGGCTGGCGCAGCAATTCACGCAGGGCGGCATCGAAACGACCAATAATCCGCTGGACATTTCCATCAATGGCGGCGGCTTCTTCCGCACCGAGGTGAATGGCGCCGTCCAGTATTCGCGCAATGGCCAGTTCCTGCTGAACAAGGATGGCGTCATCACCAATGCCCAGGGCGCGCTGGTGACCGGTTATGTGGCGAACAAGGATGGGGTGATCCTGGCCGGCGCGCCGGTGCCCATCAAGATCGACAACTCGGACTTGAAGCCGGTGGCCACCACCAAGGCCAATTTCGCGCTCAACCTCGATTCGCGCAGCGATCCGCCGGTGAAGGTGCCATTCAGTGCGACCGATGGCACGACCTTCAACAAGCAGACCGTGCTCGATGTCTACGATAGCCTGGGCAACAAGCACATCATGGGTGTGTATTATGTGAAAACCGCGCCCAATACCTGGGATGTGTATATGGCGAGCGACGGCATTGAAATGTCGGCCAAGCAGATGGCTGTGACGGCCGCCTCCGCCGCCACGGCGGAACGTGCCGCTTACTATGCCGGGGCCTCGGCCGTGCCACCCCTGCCTGCCGATGACCTGACCGCCTTGCGCAAAGCCTATGCCGAAGCCGTGGTGAATGGCCTGGTTCCCCTGATCGATGCGGCGGGCGGCAATTCCAAGCCGGTCGCCGATCTGATCATTCCCGAGAACCATATTGGCAGCCGTAGCGATATGAATCCGCAAACCATCGACGCGGCGATTGCCGCCGCGATCTCGGTGCCTGGCGTGAAGCAGTCGACGCTGGTCTTCGACCGCTCGGGCAATCTGGATGCGACGGCCATGGCCGCCCTGACCCCACCGCAGAAGCTGCCTCTCGATGTCACGCTGCCACTGTTCCCCGATCTCGGTTCGCTGCAGCCCTTGACGATCAGCACCAACTTCCTCGGCATCACCCAGTATGGCTCGATCACCAGCGAGAAGTCGAACACCCAGGACGGCTATTCCTCGGGCAGCCTGGAGCGCTTTGCTGCCGACGAGAAAGGCGTGATCATCGGCCAGTACAGCAATGGCAAGTCGCGGCCGCTGGCCCAGTTCGTGCTGGTGGACTTCCCCAGCGTCGATGGCCTGATCCCGTTGGGGAATAATGCCTGGGCCGAAAGTTCGGCCTCGGGCGCGCCCCAGGTCGGCGTGCCGGGCGACGGCAAGCTGGGCAAGCTGCGCTCGTCCTCGGTCGAGGTGTCGAACGTGGACTTGACCAAGGAGCTGGTGAATATGATCACCGCCCAGCGCGTCTACCAGGCCAATGCCCAGACCATCAAGACCCAGGACTCGATCATGCAGACCCTGGTCAATCTGCGCTAA